One region of Eupeodes corollae chromosome 1, idEupCoro1.1, whole genome shotgun sequence genomic DNA includes:
- the LOC129953823 gene encoding uncharacterized protein LOC129953823, with the protein MKFNLLDSKPRYTPLDPGMKLVKGNNSKGERIDSTKYQSLIGALLYIAVSTRPDIMYSVCILSQFNVEPYTEHFVAAKHLLRYLMTTINPKLTYGSAPTKLTGYVDADWACNIDDRRSNTGFVFLMVGGAVSWESKKQTSVALSSTEAEYMALSQASKEASYLLNLLNEFKYAKVSFKSI; encoded by the coding sequence ATGAAGTTTAACTTATTGGACAGTAAACCCCGATATACACCTTTGGATCCCGGAATGAAATTAGTGAAAGGTAATAATAGTAAAGGAGAACGCATAGATTCAACGAAGTATCAGTCGTTGATAGGAGCACTTCTCTACATTGCGGTATCAACCCGTCCTGACATAATGTACTCTGTATGTATACTCTCACAGTTCAACGTAGAACCGTATACCGAGCACTTTGTAGCAGCCAAGCATCTCTTGAGATACCTAATGACGACCATCAATCCCAAGCTTACTTATGGAAGTGCACCAACCAAACTTACTGGATACGTAGATGCAGATTGGGCTTGTAATATTGATGACCGTCGATCGAATACTGGCTTTGTTTTTCTGATGGTAGGTGGAGCAGTATCATGGGAATCGAAGAAACAAACTTCTGTCGCTTTGAGCAGCACAGAAGCGGAATATATGGCTCTTTCGCAGGCGTCTAAAGAAGCATCGTATCTTCTGAATTTGTTAAATGAATTCAAATATGCAAAGGTATCATTTAAATCTATTTAA